In the genome of Xanthomonas hortorum pv. pelargonii, the window CACGCACGCTCACCCTTGCACGGCAATGGCGCGCGGAAGCCGGCAGCAACGACGATGCGGTGGTGCAGCGCGCACTGCAGTGGATCACCCGCGAGTTCGCCTATACGCTGGACACGCCGCTACTCGGGCGCAACAGCGTCGACGAATTCCTGTTCCAGCAGAAAGCCGGTTTTTGCGAGCACTTCAGCTCCTCGTTCGTGGTGCTGATGCGCGCGGCCGGCATCCCGGCGCGCGTGGTCACCGGGTATGCCGGCGGCACCTACAACGGCTTCGGCAATTACTGGGTGGTGCGGCGCATGGATGCGCATGCCTGGACCGAAGTCTGGCTGGCCGACCGCGGCTGGGTGCGCGTGGACCCGACCGCCGCAGTGGCGCCGGAACGCATCTACGACACGCTCGAAGATCGCGTACAAAACGGTGCAGGCAACAACTTCGCCCAGCTCGGTGCCTGGGAAAGCCTTGCCCAGGTCAGCGATCTGCTGCGCCGCGGCTGGAACGACCTGGTGCTGTCCTTCGATGCCGACCGCCAGCAACGCCTGTTGCAGCCGTTCGGCATCGATCGCCTCGACACCACGCAGCTGGCCGCCATCTTCGGCATCTTCGCCGTCAGCGCACTGGCCTGGATGGGCTGGTTGCTGGCGCGCGGCGAGCGTGAGCGCGATCCGCTGCTGCGTGCCTGGCATCGGCTCGGCTGCCGCTATACCAAGCTTGGCCTGGCACGCGAACCCTACGAACCGGCCATCGCCTGGGCGCAACGTGTCGCCCGTTCACACCCGAATACGGCATTGTTGCCGCTCAGCCAACGTTTCGCTGCCGCGCGATACGCTGGCGCTGATTCGGACAGCGCCTCACTCCTTAAAGATCTGCTGCAGCATCGCCCGCGAACCGGAGCTTCCTCGCGAGTACCCGCTTTCTTCTTCCCATTGTCGCTGTGCTCGGGCTCGCAGCCTGCGCGACTGCGCCCAAGCCGCTGCAGGGCCAGTTTCCTACGGTCAGCCCGAGCGATTCCACTGCGAGCGCCCAGGTCGGTACGTCCGTGCGTTGGGGCGGCAAGATCATCCAGACAACACCGAGCCAGGGCCAGACCTGCTTCGAGCTGATCTCGCGCCCGCTCAATGCCAGCGGGCGCCCGGACCGCAACGCCGTGGATGCCAGCGATGGCCGCTTCCTGGCCTGCCGTTCGGGCTTCTACGATCCGGCCGTGTTCGAGCCGGGCCGCGAAGTGACCTTCATCGGCAAGATCGAAGGCTATGAAACCACCAAGATCGGCGAGTACGACTACAAGCTGCCCAAGGTGAATGCCGACGTGGTCTATCTGTGGCCCGTCTTGCGCGAGGTCGACGTGGTGCCGGCGTACCCGTATGGCCCATGGGGCGATCCGTGGGGCCCG includes:
- a CDS encoding Slp family lipoprotein yields the protein MVAVLGLAACATAPKPLQGQFPTVSPSDSTASAQVGTSVRWGGKIIQTTPSQGQTCFELISRPLNASGRPDRNAVDASDGRFLACRSGFYDPAVFEPGREVTFIGKIEGYETTKIGEYDYKLPKVNADVVYLWPVLREVDVVPAYPYGPWGDPWGPRWGGGWGWGGRGWW